In a single window of the Drosophila miranda strain MSH22 chromosome XL, D.miranda_PacBio2.1, whole genome shotgun sequence genome:
- the LOC108161191 gene encoding ubiquitin-conjugating enzyme E2 Q2 isoform X1 — protein MACLNTLKQEIKTLEKIFPKNHERFQILNSSVDELLCRFIDKNGKRYDIHANITETYPSSPPVWFAESEETSVTNAVQILSNTNGRDNHVINQVGILLRELCRLHNVPLPPDVDNLTLPLQTPPPSASPLRCEQRKMGSHGGNEETDSDQDEIEDPIGESEQESEGDEDLPLEMDDVRSTNKKDDMEVEHLATLERLRQSQRQDYLKGSVSGSVQATDRLMKELRDIYRSDAFKKNMYLIELVNDSIYEWNIRLKSVDPDSPLHSDLLMLKEKEGKDSILLNILFKETYPFEPPFVRVVHPIISGGYVLIGGAICMELLTKQGWSSAYTVEAVIMQIAATLVKGKARIQFGATKSHHEQALTQGQYSLARAQQSFKSLVQIHEKNGWFTPPKEDG, from the exons ATGGCGTGCCTTAACACCttaaagcaagaaatcaaaaCTCTGGAGAAGATCTTCCCGAAGAATCACGAACGCTTTCAGATACTCAACTCCAGCGTCGACGAGCTCTTGTGCAGGTTCATTGATAAGAACGGCAAGCGTTACGACATCCATGCGAATATAACG GAAACGTATCCCTCATCGCCGCCAGTGTGGTTTGCGGAGAGCGAGGAGACGAGCGTCACCAATGCTGTTCAAATACTTAGCAATACAAATGGTCGTGATAATCACGTGATCAATCAG GTTGGCATATTGCTGCGCGAGCTGTGCCGATTACACAACGTTCCACTGCCACCCGATGTAGACAATTTAACGTTGCCATTGCAAACGCCACCGCCATCGGCTTCCCCGCTGCGCTGCGAACAGAGGAAAATGGGGTCGCATGGGGGCAACGAGGAGACCGATTCCGATCAGGATGAGATCGAGGACCCCATTGGCGAGAGCGAACAGGAGAGCGAGGGCGACGAGGATTTGCCATTGGAAATGGATGATGTACGGAGTACAAATAAG AAAGATGACATGGAAGTGGAGCACTTAGCGACCCTAGAAAGACTGCGTCAAAGTCAAAGACAAGACTATTTAAAA GGTTCCGTTTCAGGTTCCGTGCAGGCAACCGATCGCCTAATGAAGGAACTACGTGATATTTATCGATCGGACGCCTTCAAGAAGAATATGTATTTGATTGAGCTCGTCAACGACTCGATCTACGAGTGGAACATCCGCCTCAAGTCAGTGGACCCCGACAGTCCGCTGCACAGTGATCTACTAATGCTCAAGGAGAAGGAAGGCAAAGACAGCATACTCCTTAACATCCTCTTCAAGGAGACCTATCCCTTTGAGCCGCCCTTTGTCCGCGTCGTGCACCCAATCATCTCAG GTGGATATGTGCTCATCGGCGGCGCCATTTGCATGGAGCTGCTGACCAAACAGGGCTGGAGCTCAGCCTACACTGTCGAGGCGGTAATCATGCAGATAGCCGCCACCCTTGTCAAGGGCAAGGCGCGGATACAGTTTGGGGCAACCAAG TCTCATCATGAACAGGCACTGACCCAAGGCCAGTACAGCCTGGCACGAGCCCAGCAAAGCTTCAAGTCCCTTGTGCAGATCCATGAAAAGAACG GTTGGTTTACACCGCCCAAGGAGGATGGCTAA
- the LOC108160196 gene encoding U3 small nucleolar RNA-associated protein 15 homolog: MDSRFYALNIRRYQQRAQIETPDTIYWERLEKPEFLKECNTIDYLDFSPSDPDNFVVTCSVRVQIYNLVTKLVVKNLSRFQKTAYGATFRQDGRLLAAGDEEGHVKLFDTTSRNILRIFKGHKAPVHRTFFTNDKLQLTSFCDDKSVRLWDVSNEKVVNTYNDAHTDYIRAGAMHPLAGNMFVSGGYDGKINLYDTRAENAIQRTLDHGSPVESLLFMPNGSIFISAGGNQVRVWDLISGCRLLTMMSQHHKTVTCLRLGTDGRRLFSAGLDRHVKIYDTTTYKTVHTLTYPNAVVSLGVASGDQAVVAGMVDGLISIKRMIVENKPSLLNKIRVSHAAKEKRKLVKKLMRPDTSQAVDHTIKNRFKSTKLQTYDVHLRKFNFKRALDEVLLPLQVEKHPENTVAVITELLQRRALDKALTERPDVVLIQFIDFLCTHMGEIRFMRPLVNAANTVLDIFDGSCVSYSLKVMEALQRLSTAIQAEIALTVEMLQLKGAMDTIIGVSLNDNYRPKTRTSTPKEVRMQPSARAEKYVIYVD, translated from the exons ATGGACAGCCGGTTTTATGCTCTGAATATACGAAGGTATCAGCAGCGGGCGCAGATAGAGACGCCCGACACAATCTATTGGGAAAGGCTAGAG AAACCCGAGTTCCTCAAAGAGTGCAACACCATCGACTATTTGGACTTCAGCCCCAGCGACCCAGATAACTTTGTCGTGACTTGCTCGGTTCGCGTCCAAATATACAATTTGGTTACCAAGCTGGTGGTAAAGAACCTATCAAGGTTCCAAAAGACCGCCTATGGGGCGACATTTCGGCAAGATGGCCGGCTACTGGCGGCCGGTGACGAAGAGGGCCATGTCAAGCTATTCGACACCACCAGCCGGAACATCTTGCGAATCTTTAAGGGCCATAAGGCGCCCGTGCATAGGACTTTCTTCACCAACGACAAACTGCAGCTGACCAGCTTCTGCGACGACAAGTCGGTGCGCCTGTGGGACGTGTCCAACGAAAAGGTGGTAAACACTTATAACGATGCCCACACGGACTACATTCGCGCTGGGGCCATGCATCCGCTGGCGGGCAACATGTTTGTCTCCGGCGGCTACGATGGTAAAATTAATCTGTATGATACGCGTGCAGAGAACGCGATTCAGCGTACCCTGGACCATGGCAGTCCGGTGGAGTCACTTCTCTTCATGCCCAACGGATCCATATTCATCAGCGCTGGCGGCAACCAGGTGCGTGTCTGGGACCTCATAAGCGGCTGCCGCCTGCTCACGATGATGTCGCAGCACCACAAAACAGTGACCTGCCTGCGCCTGGGAACTGACGGACGACGCCTGTTCTCCGCCGGCCTGGATCGGCATGTTAAGATCTACGACACCACCACTTACAAAACCGTCCACACGCTTACCTATCCCAATGCCGTTGTGAGTCTGGGCGTGGCCAGCGGCGATCAGGCCGTGGTCGCCGGCATGGTGGATGGTCTCATCTCAATCAAGCGTATGATCGTCGAAAACAAACCGAGTCTCCTGAACAAGATCCGTGTGAGTCATGCGGCTAAAGAAAAGAGGAAGCTCGTCAAGAAACTGATGCGACCGGATACCTCGCAAGCGGTGGACCACACCATCAAAAACAGGTTCAAGAGTACCAAACTCCAGACCTACGACGTTCATCTCCGCAAGTTCAACTTCAAGAGGGCTTTGGATGAGGTTCTCCTCCCTCTTCAGGTGGAAAAACATCCAGAAAACACTGTGGCCGTCATCACAGAGCTGCTGCAACGCCGGGCCCTGGACAAGGCCCTGACCGAACGACCCGACGTAGTTCTCATCCAGTTTATCGATTTTCTTTGCACACACATGGGAGAAATCCGTTTTATGCGACCGCTAGTGAATGCCGCCAATACCGTCCTCGACATCTTCGATGGCAGTTGTGTGTCGTATAGTTTAAAAGTGATGGAAGCACTACAACGACTGTCTACCGCTATCCAGGCGGAAATCGCACTCACTGTCGAGATGCTCCAGCTGAAGGGAGCCATGGATACGATTATTGGCGTCTCCCTGAACGACAACTACAGGCCGAAGACGCGCACAAGTACACCAAAGGAAGTCCGAATGCAACCGTCAGCGCGCGCGGAAAAGTACGTGATCTATGTTGATTGA
- the LOC108161191 gene encoding ubiquitin-conjugating enzyme E2 Q2 isoform X2, producing MACLNTLKQEIKTLEKIFPKNHERFQILNSSVDELLCRFIDKNGKRYDIHANITETYPSSPPVWFAESEETSVTNAVQILSNTNGRDNHVINQVGILLRELCRLHNVPLPPDVDNLTLPLQTPPPSASPLRCEQRKMGSHGGNEETDSDQDEIEDPIGESEQESEGDEDLPLEMDDVRSTNKKDDMEVEHLATLERLRQSQRQDYLKGSVSGSVQATDRLMKELRDIYRSDAFKKNMYLIELVNDSIYEWNIRLKSVDPDSPLHSDLLMLKEKEGKDSILLNILFKETYPFEPPFVRVVHPIISGGYVLIGGAICMELLTKQGWSSAYTVEAVIMQIAATLVKGKARIQFGATKALTQGQYSLARAQQSFKSLVQIHEKNGWFTPPKEDG from the exons ATGGCGTGCCTTAACACCttaaagcaagaaatcaaaaCTCTGGAGAAGATCTTCCCGAAGAATCACGAACGCTTTCAGATACTCAACTCCAGCGTCGACGAGCTCTTGTGCAGGTTCATTGATAAGAACGGCAAGCGTTACGACATCCATGCGAATATAACG GAAACGTATCCCTCATCGCCGCCAGTGTGGTTTGCGGAGAGCGAGGAGACGAGCGTCACCAATGCTGTTCAAATACTTAGCAATACAAATGGTCGTGATAATCACGTGATCAATCAG GTTGGCATATTGCTGCGCGAGCTGTGCCGATTACACAACGTTCCACTGCCACCCGATGTAGACAATTTAACGTTGCCATTGCAAACGCCACCGCCATCGGCTTCCCCGCTGCGCTGCGAACAGAGGAAAATGGGGTCGCATGGGGGCAACGAGGAGACCGATTCCGATCAGGATGAGATCGAGGACCCCATTGGCGAGAGCGAACAGGAGAGCGAGGGCGACGAGGATTTGCCATTGGAAATGGATGATGTACGGAGTACAAATAAG AAAGATGACATGGAAGTGGAGCACTTAGCGACCCTAGAAAGACTGCGTCAAAGTCAAAGACAAGACTATTTAAAA GGTTCCGTTTCAGGTTCCGTGCAGGCAACCGATCGCCTAATGAAGGAACTACGTGATATTTATCGATCGGACGCCTTCAAGAAGAATATGTATTTGATTGAGCTCGTCAACGACTCGATCTACGAGTGGAACATCCGCCTCAAGTCAGTGGACCCCGACAGTCCGCTGCACAGTGATCTACTAATGCTCAAGGAGAAGGAAGGCAAAGACAGCATACTCCTTAACATCCTCTTCAAGGAGACCTATCCCTTTGAGCCGCCCTTTGTCCGCGTCGTGCACCCAATCATCTCAG GTGGATATGTGCTCATCGGCGGCGCCATTTGCATGGAGCTGCTGACCAAACAGGGCTGGAGCTCAGCCTACACTGTCGAGGCGGTAATCATGCAGATAGCCGCCACCCTTGTCAAGGGCAAGGCGCGGATACAGTTTGGGGCAACCAAG GCACTGACCCAAGGCCAGTACAGCCTGGCACGAGCCCAGCAAAGCTTCAAGTCCCTTGTGCAGATCCATGAAAAGAACG GTTGGTTTACACCGCCCAAGGAGGATGGCTAA
- the LOC117194847 gene encoding DNA-directed RNA polymerase II subunit RPB1: MSGPRLPSLLAIGCLLALVSAESLSEYYKQDFEDLLIPETELDDRHARSSSGIPAQAYAAPVIYNSQSSFSAPAAPSYSAPATPSYSGPAAPNYSAPAVPSYSAPKSSYSSSAAPTYSVPAAPSYSAPAAPSYSAPAAPSYSTPAAQSYSAPATPSYSAPAAPSYSAPATPSYSRPAAPNFAPPAVPTYSAPVVQSYSAPAVPSYSAPAAQSYSAPATPSYSAPAAPSYSTPAAQSYSAPAAPNYSAPAAPSYSRPAAPNYAPPPVPTYSAPAAPSYSAPAAQSYSAPAAPSYSAPASPNYSAPAAQSYSTPSAQSYSAPKSSYSSTAPSSYLAPASSYSATAAPSYSAPAAPSYKAPAAPTYSAPATQSYSAPAAQTYSAPAAPSYSAPADPSYSAPASPSYSAPAAPTYSAPAGQSYSAPAIPSYSAPASPSYSAPATSSYSAPAAPSYSAPSNSAPKSSYSSSAAQSFSAPTTTGYSAPAAPSYSAPKSSYPSYSAPASSSYSAPTAPTYSAPKYSGYARMGDMLGSARTAYGSASSGYGGPPSPTSIPAQPCPKNYVFSCQGVFQKAPCSQGLQY; the protein is encoded by the coding sequence ATGAGCGGACCGCGCCTCCCATCACTCCTGGCAATCGGATGCCTGTTGGCCCTGGTCTCAGCGGAGTCTCTGTCCGAATATTATAAGCAGGATTTCGAGGACTTGCTCATCCCTGAAACCGAGCTCGATGACCGTCATGCAAGATCGTCGTCGGGCATTCCTGCCCAAGCATATGCCGCGCCCGTCATCTACAATTCCCAATCCAGCTTCTCAGCGCCTGCGGCTCCATCCTATTCAGCACCTGCAACCCCATCGTACTCAGGACCAGCGGCTCCAAACTATTCAGCACCTGCAGTTCCGAGCTATTCAGCACCCAAGTCTTCTTATTCATCATCAGCAGCTCCAACATACTCGGTGCCTGCTGCTCCGAGCTATTCCGCACCTGCCGCTCCCAGCTATTCAGCACCTGCCGCTCCAAGTTATTCTACGCCTGCCGCTCAAAGTTATTCAGCACCTGCCACTCCGAGCTATTCAGCACCTGCCGCTCCAAGTTATTCTGCTCCTGCCACTCCCAGCTATTCAAGACCAGCCGCTCCCAACTTTGCACCACCTGCCGTTCCAACTTATTCAGCACCTGTGGTTCAAAGTTATTCAGCACCTGCGGTTCCGAGCTATTCAGCACCTGCGGCTCAAAGTTATTCAGCACCTGCCACTCCGAGCTATTCAGCACCAGCCGCTCCAAGTTATTCTACGCCTGCGGCTCAAAGTTATTCAGCACCTGCCGCTCCGAATTATTCTGCTCCTGCCGCTCCCAGCTATTCAAGACCAGCCGCTCCCAACTATGCCCCACCTCCCGTTCCCACTTATTCAGCACCTGCGGCTCCGAGCTATTCAGCACCTGCGGCTCAAAGTTATTCAGCACCTGCCGCTCCCAGCTATTCAGCACCTGCGTCACCAAATTATTCAGCACCTGCGGCTCAAAGTTATTCAACACCTTCGGCTCAAAGTTATTCAGCACCCAAGTCTTCGTATTCATCAACAGCACCGTCATCATACTTGGCGCCCGCTTCAAGCTATTCAGCAACTGCCGCTCCAAGTTACTCAGCTCCTGCGGCTCCAAGCTATAAAGCACCTGCAGCTCCAACTTATTCAGCACCGGCCACGCAAAGTTATTCAGCGCCTGCCGCTCAAACTTATTCAGCACCTGCTGCTCCAAGCTATTCAGCGCCTGCGGATCCAAGCTATTCTGCTCCTGCATCTCCAAGTTATTCAGCGCCTGCCGCACCAACATATTCGGCACCGGCCGGCCAAAGTTATTCAGCGCCTGCCATTCCAAGCTATTCAGCACCTGCTAGTCCAAGTTATTCGGCACCTGCGACTTCATCTTATTCCGCACCCGCAGCCCCTTCGTACTCTGCTCCCAGCAATTCAGCACCCAAGTCTTCTTATTCATCCTCAGCAGCTCAATCCTTCTCAGCGCCTACAACAACAGGCTATTCAGCACCTGCCGCTCCAAGTTATTCAGCACCCAAGTCTTCTTATCCTTCCTACTCAGCGCCTGCGTCATCAAGCTATTCAGCTCCCACCGCTCCCACGTATTCCGCGCCGAAATACTCTGGCTACGCTCGCATGGGGGATATGCTGGGATCGGCAAGGACTGCTTACGGATCCGCATCGTCCGGCTACGGCGGACCCCCATCCCCGACCTCCATTCCCGCTCAGCCCTGTCCTAAAAACTACGTTTTCAGCTGCCAGGGTGTGTTCCAGAAGGCTCCTTGCAGTCAAGGCTTGCAATACTAA
- the LOC108160206 gene encoding protein prenyltransferase alpha subunit repeat-containing protein 1 — translation MEEDMEVDLNNEKRVLCEKIIRDINAVFVKDADLASFEIIPKETNCNKSPVVHVEHNLGLESWCAQHVYDHAHRTLILHRRQTLQQQLRTLQQQQQSDALAKYLNVALLINPDVTTFWHIRRQLVQKNRLSINKELQFSALVLSIKPKSNEAFAYRRWLYSFQSADAIDWPNEISICERSADRCASNYHAWSHRQWVLRSGPCLLQSELLRTEKFLRKHISDYSCYHYRQVLLARAYELCFFMPNGESQPQLASLLDLLAEYGLSCEPNTEALIQLLLPNMNRSAVSCQRLRSFLYCCNVAAYDMRLCLEQRALYGPRDCFELHRRAALKFIVDQCVRLQTGLADEHFQLPAHTAAAANELQSQLNKFDYGTHPFLEAVRQAESALGCKHQRWCNLHLHFAYPVPEAPQRN, via the exons ATGGAGGAAGACATGGAAGTCGACCTTAACAATGAGAAGAGAGTGCTCTGCGAGAAAATCATACGCGATATTAACGCAGTCTTCGTCAAGGACGCTGATCT TGCGTCGTTCGAGATAATACCGAAGGAGACGAACTGCAACAAGTCGCCGGTAGTGCACGTGGAGCACAATCTAGGCCTGGAGTCGTGGTGCGCCCAGCATGTCTACGACCACGCCCACCGTACCCTCATCCTGCATCGTCGACAGACCTTACAGCAGCAGCTGCGCACgctccagcaacagcagcagagcgaTGCCCTGGCTAAGTATCTGAATGTTGCATTGCTCATTAATCCGGACGTGACCACATTCTGGCATATCCGCCGCCAGCTGGTGCAGAAGAACCGGCTCAGCATAAACAAGGAGTTGCAGTTCTCGGCCCTCGTCCTTTCCATCAAACCAAAGTCGAACGAGGCGTTCGCCTACCGCCGCTGGCTGTACTCGTTTCAAA GCGCCGATGCCATTGACTGGCCCAATGAAATCAGCATCTGCGAGCGGTCCGCCGATCGCTGTGCCAGCAACTATCATGCCTGGTCACATCGCCAGTGGGTGCTGCGAAGCGGCCCCTGCCTGCTCCAGTCGGAGTTGTTGCGAACGGAAAAATTCCTGCGCAAGCATATCAGCGACTACAGCTGCTATCACTATCGCCAGGTGCTGCTCGCGCGGGCCTACGAGCTCTGCTTCTTTATGCCCAACGGAGAGTCACAGCCGCAGCTGGCCAGTCTCCTTGATCTTCTAGCAGAGTACGGGCTTTCCTGCGAGCCGAATACCGAGGCCCTGATCCAACTGCTGCTGCCCAACATGAACCGCAGCGCTGTCAGCTGCCAGCGGTTGCGCTCCTTCCTATACTGCTGCAACGTGGCTGCCTACGACATGCGCCTGTGCTTGGAGCAGCGGGCTCTGTACGGACCGCGCGACTGTTTTGAGCTGCACCGCCGTGCAGCGCTTAAGTTCATCGTGGACCAGTGCGTTCGTCTACAAACGGGGCTGGCTGACGAACATTTCCAACTCCCGGCGCATACGGCGGCGGCGGCCAACGAGTTGCAGTCACAGCTGAACAAGTTTGACTACGGAACGCATCCCTTCCTCGAGGCGGTGCGACAGGCCGAGTCGGCGCTGGGCTGCAAGCATCAGCGCTGGTGCAACCTGCACCTCCACTTTGCCTACCCGGTTCCCGAGGCTCCCCAGCGAAACTAG
- the LOC108161764 gene encoding hypoxia up-regulated protein 1, which translates to MELLASAGRSWRTQILMLGVVTVLVGMLHLPTAQSAAVMSVDLGTEWMKVGVVSPGVPMEIALNRESKRKTPAIIAFRDGVRTVGEDAQTIGIREPSSAYGYLLDLLGKTIDNPIVDLYRKRFPYYNIVGDPERNTVVFKKSDTEEFSVEELIAQMLVKAKEYAQISTQQSIAECVLTVPGYFGQAEREALLAAAQLANLKVLQLINDYAAVALNYGVFHRGEINETAQYYLFYDMGAYKTSAAVVSYQLVKDKQTKETNPVVQVLGVGFDRTLGGLEIQLRLRDYLATEFNALKKTKTDVTTSPRALAKLFKEAGRLKNVLSANNEHYAQIENLLEDIDFKLPVSREKLEEICADLWPRTTNPLKQALASSNLSLDLINQVILFGGGTRVPRVQETIKALIKQELGKNLNADESATMGAVYKAADLSAGFKVKKFVVKDAVLYPLQVVFDSVAADGVSAKKVKRVLFGLMNPYPQKKVITFNKHSDDFEFFVNYGDLDRYSQETVASMGSLNITRVEIRQVKELLESLKKDLVENKGIKAYFELNESGIVRCTGVEYIYDKQKPDDADEDSTLAKLGSTISKLFTKKSDTADDSTDDIKDDAGPEESTGGAGETPKTEDSQTEKPAEAEQKEKKTTDSDPEGEAKEKPDAIKLVTVKAPVAHNTHVLFTANLSGSAYDSSLAKLTAINKIEEERVRLESAFNSLESHIIEVQQKLTEDAYESCATAKEKEKLLAECSTLSEWLYEDLEDPKPEIYEDKLHELKKLSGVFLARHWEHEERPEATKALKGMLDGAEKFLVTARNLTKDTNPEKDVYTQVEIDTLAKAIDESSAWLKTETAAQKKLPRNADIRLSVKEITAKMSLLDREVKYLVNKIKIWKPKVADKDKKPKETDKEKEQKEGEAAGSGDEEQIKENSEQQQQPDAEPELTPTPTVESKTPHSEL; encoded by the exons ATGGAGCTGCTAGCGAGTGCGGGCCGCTCGTGGCGCACACAGATTCTTATGCTGGGTGTCGTTACCGTTCTCGTGGGAATGCTGCATCTGCCCACTGCCCAGTCGGCTGCTGTTATGTCCGTGGACTTGGGTACCGAGTGGATGAAGGTGGGCGTCGTCTCGCCGGGCGTGCCCATGGAGATTGCTCTGAACCGTGAGTCCAAGCGTAAGACGCCGGCCATTATCGCATTCCGCGATGGCGTTCGCACCGTTGGCGAGGATGCCCAGACCATTGGCATTCGTGAACCGTCTTCGGCCTACGGCTATTTGCTGGATCTTCTCGGCAAGACCATCGATAACCCCATTGTGGATCTTTACCG AAAACGCTTCCCCTACTACAACATTGTCGGCGACCCGGAACGCAATACGGTGGTGTTCAAGAAAAGCGACACCGAGGAGTTTTCAGTAGAAGAACTCATCGCTCAAATGTTGGTCAAGGCCAAGGAGTACGCCCAAATATCCACACAGCAGTCCATAGCCGAATGTGTCCTCACTGTACCCGGTTACTTTGGCCAGGCCGAGCGGGAGGCTTTGCTGGCCGCTGCCCAACTGGCCAACCTGAAGGTGCTGCAGCTTATCAACGACTACGCGGCAGTGGCCCTCAACTACGGGGTCTTCCATCGCGGCGAGATCAACGAGACGGCCCAGTACTATCTGTTCTACGACATGGGTGCCTATAAGACGTCAGCGGCAGTCGTGAGCTACCAACTGGTAAAGGACAAGCAAACTAAGGAGACGAATCCGGTGGTGCAGGTGCTGGGCGTGGGATTCGATCGCACGCTGGGTGGTTTGGAGATACAGTTGCGTTTGCGCGACTATCTGGCCACCGAGTTTAATGCGCTAAAGAAGACCAAGACGGATGTGACCACCAGTCCCCGGGCCCTGGCCAAGCTTTTCAAGGAAGCCGGGCGGCTGAAGAACGTTTTGTCGGCGAATAACGAACATTATGCCCAGATCGAGAACCTCCTGGAGGACATCGACTTCAAGCTGCCGGTCTCTCGCGAGAAGCTGGAGGAGATCTGTGCGGATCTGTGGCCACGCACCACCAATCCCCTAAAGCAGGCCCTTGCCTCATCCAATCTGAGCCTCGACCTGATCAATCAAGTGATTTTGTTCGGTGGCGGCACGCGCGTGCCCCGTGTCCAGGAGACCATCAAGGCTCTTATCAAGCAGGAGCTGGGCAAGAATCTTAATGCCGACGAGTCGGCCACCATGGGCGCTGTTTACAAGGCGGCCGATCTTTCCGCTGGCTTCAAGGTGAAGAAGTTTGTGGTTAAGGACGCCGTCCTATATCCCCTCCAAGTGGTCTTCGACAGCGTTGCCGCAGATGGCGTTTCTGCGAAGAAGGTAAAGCGCGTCCTGTTCGGATTGATGAATCCCTATCCCCAGAAGAAGGTGATCACCTTTAACAAGCACTCGGACGACTTTGAGTTCTTTGTGAACTACGGCGACCTGGATCGTTACAGCCAAGAGACAGTCGCATCCATGGGCAGCTTGAACATTACGCGTGTGGAAATCAGGCAGGTCAAAGAACTGCTGGAGAGTTTGAAGAAGGACCTGGTCGAGAACAAGGGAATCAAGGCATATTTCGAGCTCAACGAATCGGGCATCGTCCGGTGCACTGGTGTTGAATATATCTACGACAAGCAGAAGCCAGACGATGCGGACGAGGACAGCACTCTGGCCAAGCTGGGCAGTACCATCAGCAAGCTTTTCACCAAGAAATCCGACACGGCGGACGATTCAACTGATGACATAAAGGACGACGCTGGGCCCGAGGAGTCAACGGGAGGAGCAGGTGAAACACCCAAGACGGAAGATAGCCAGACTGAGAAGCCTGCTGAGGCTGagcagaaggagaagaagACTACGGACTCTGACCCAGAGGGCGAGGCCAAGGAGAAACCCGACGCTATTAAGCTGGTCACCGTTAAGGCTCCCGTGGCGCACAACACCCATGTGCTGTTTACGGCCAACCTGTCCGGGTCCGCCTACGACAGCTCGCTGGCCAAGCTGACGGCCATCAACAAGATCGAGGAGGAGCGTGTGCGCCTTGAGTCCGCCTTCAACTCTCTCGAGTCGCACATCATCGAGGTGCAGCAGAAGCTGACTGAGGATGCATATGAGAGCTGTGCCACTGCAAAGGAAAAGGAGAAGCTCCTGGCCGAGTGCAGCACACTGTCCGAATGGCTGTACGAGGATCTCGAAGATCCTAAGCCGGAGATCTACGAGGATAAGTTGCACGAGCTCAAGAAGCTCTCGGGTGTCTTCCTCGCCCGTCATTGGGAGCACGAAGAACGGCCCGAGGCCACCAAGGCCCTTAAGGGCATGCTCGACGGCGCCGAGAAGTTCCTGGTCACCGCCCGTAACCTCACCAAGGACACCAATCCCGAAAAAGATGTCTACACCCAAGTGGAGATCGACACCCTCGCCAAGGCAATCGATGAGAGCAGTGCCTGGCTCAAGACTGAGACCGCCGCCCAGAAGAAGCTCCCACGCAATGCCGATATTAGGTTGTCGGTCAAAGAAATCACCGCCAAGATGAGCCTGCTGGACCGCGAAGTCAAGTATCTGGTGAACAAGATCAAGATCTGGAAGCCCAAGGTCGCCGACAAGGACAAGAAACCCAAAGAGACTGACAAAGAGAAGGAGCAAAAGGAGGGAGAAGCTGCTGGCAGCGGCGACGAAGAGCAGATAAAGGAGAACtctgagcagcagcagcagccagacgcCGAGCCGGAGCTCACACCCACGCCCACAGTTGAATCCAAGACACCACACAGCGAACTCTAA